A single Apostichopus japonicus isolate 1M-3 chromosome 11, ASM3797524v1, whole genome shotgun sequence DNA region contains:
- the LOC139976055 gene encoding ubiquitin-conjugating enzyme E2 J2-like isoform X1 codes for MTQAKPHSLNYRGRSDLSSRSFSICLTTGIPAPTLKKALRRYQILSIVPYCPDVSIFILYLPLVKMSTGKRVSTTATNRLKQDYIRIRKDPVPYVTAAPLPSNILEWHYVVRGPEKTPYEGGLYHGKLVFPQEFPFKPPSIYMITPNGRFKCNTRLCLSISDFHPDTWNPAWSVSTILTGLLSFMVELNPTLGSIETSDYTKRQLAVNSWEFNLKNQTFTELFPEIGEEARKKVNKRLEELRASTESGGAVGDVSRSLVQTGAVNFGDRQQGIVGGTLTNVLVIVGFAAFAWTVKYVLRTISQPE; via the exons ATGACACAGGCTAAGCCACACTCACTCAATTATAG AGGAAGAAGTGATCTTTCATCAAGAAGTTTCAGCATTTGCTTAACAACTGGGATACCTGCACCAACTTTGAAAAAGGCCCTGAGGCGGTATCAGATATTAAGCATCGTTCCTTATTGCCCAGACGTATCGATTTTCATCCTTTACCTCCCTCTTGTTAAGATGAGCACAGGTAAACGTGTGAGCACGACTGCCACAAACAGGCTTAAGCAGGATTATATTCGCATCAGGAAAGACCCAGTACCATATGTCACAGCGGCACCACTACCGTCAAACATTCTTGAATG GCATTATGTTGTAAGAGGTCCAGAGAAAACACCATACGAGGGTGGATTGTATCATGGCAAGCTTGTTTTCCCACAAGAGTTTCCATTTAAACCACCAAGCATCTACATGATAACCCCAAACGGAAGATTCAAGTGCAACACAAG GTTATGTTTATCAATCAGCGATTTTCATCCAGACACCTGGAACCCAGCGTGGTCTGTCTCCACCATCTTGACAGGACTTTTAAGTTTCATGGTGGAGCTGAATCCAACCCTAGGTAGCATCGAGACCTCAGATTACACTAAACGACAACTGGCGGTCAACAGCTGGGAATTCAATTTGAAAAATCAAACTTTCACAGAACTGTTTCCAGAAATTGGTGAA GAAGCTCGAAAGAAAGTCAACAAGAGGTTAGAGGAGCTCCGGGCCAGCACAGAAAGCGGTGGCGCTGTCGGCGACGTCTCCCGATCCCTCGTACAGACGGGAGCCGTCAACTTTGGGGATCGTCAGCAGGGGATCGTCGGGGGTACTCTTACAAACGTACTAGTTATCGTTGGATTTGCAGCGTTTGCATGGACTGTAAAGTATGTGTTACGAACGATATCTCAACCGGAATGA
- the LOC139976055 gene encoding ubiquitin-conjugating enzyme E2 J2-like isoform X2: MSTGKRVSTTATNRLKQDYIRIRKDPVPYVTAAPLPSNILEWHYVVRGPEKTPYEGGLYHGKLVFPQEFPFKPPSIYMITPNGRFKCNTRLCLSISDFHPDTWNPAWSVSTILTGLLSFMVELNPTLGSIETSDYTKRQLAVNSWEFNLKNQTFTELFPEIGEEARKKVNKRLEELRASTESGGAVGDVSRSLVQTGAVNFGDRQQGIVGGTLTNVLVIVGFAAFAWTVKYVLRTISQPE, encoded by the exons ATGAGCACAGGTAAACGTGTGAGCACGACTGCCACAAACAGGCTTAAGCAGGATTATATTCGCATCAGGAAAGACCCAGTACCATATGTCACAGCGGCACCACTACCGTCAAACATTCTTGAATG GCATTATGTTGTAAGAGGTCCAGAGAAAACACCATACGAGGGTGGATTGTATCATGGCAAGCTTGTTTTCCCACAAGAGTTTCCATTTAAACCACCAAGCATCTACATGATAACCCCAAACGGAAGATTCAAGTGCAACACAAG GTTATGTTTATCAATCAGCGATTTTCATCCAGACACCTGGAACCCAGCGTGGTCTGTCTCCACCATCTTGACAGGACTTTTAAGTTTCATGGTGGAGCTGAATCCAACCCTAGGTAGCATCGAGACCTCAGATTACACTAAACGACAACTGGCGGTCAACAGCTGGGAATTCAATTTGAAAAATCAAACTTTCACAGAACTGTTTCCAGAAATTGGTGAA GAAGCTCGAAAGAAAGTCAACAAGAGGTTAGAGGAGCTCCGGGCCAGCACAGAAAGCGGTGGCGCTGTCGGCGACGTCTCCCGATCCCTCGTACAGACGGGAGCCGTCAACTTTGGGGATCGTCAGCAGGGGATCGTCGGGGGTACTCTTACAAACGTACTAGTTATCGTTGGATTTGCAGCGTTTGCATGGACTGTAAAGTATGTGTTACGAACGATATCTCAACCGGAATGA